In the Ruminococcus sp. OA3 genome, one interval contains:
- the murF gene encoding UDP-N-acetylmuramoyl-tripeptide--D-alanyl-D-alanine ligase has product MKNLTLKNIAAACGGVFHGDAALLGQCAESITTDSRQAEPGCLFVPIAGARADGHHYIGQVMEKGALCTLSEKELPDADFPYIHVESSLQSVKDIAEFYLRQLDIPVVGISGSVGKTSTKEMISSVLSQKYHVLKTQGNFNNELGLPLTVFRIREEDQIAVLEMGISDFGEMSRLAKIARPDTCVLTNIGWCHLENLKTRDGIMKAKTEMFEFMQPDGHVVLNGDDDKLAQIQDVRGHAPVFFGVEKQDGVYADEIENCGLKGISCRIHVDEKLSFPVKVPTPGIHMVYNALAAACVGRIYGLTAEEIKTGIESMETLSGRFHIIESDDYTIIDDCYNANPVSMMASLEVLQQGLGRKVAVLGDMGELGDDEAALHEQVGTFAGQCDIQLLICAGPLCEHLAKAAREQNKELKVLHFADRKMLQDALPGLIKKGDTLLIKASHFMQFDKIVKQFSSSDG; this is encoded by the coding sequence ATGAAAAATCTCACATTGAAAAATATAGCGGCGGCATGCGGCGGTGTATTTCACGGAGATGCCGCGCTGCTGGGACAGTGCGCAGAAAGTATTACGACAGACAGCCGGCAGGCAGAGCCCGGCTGTCTGTTTGTCCCAATAGCAGGAGCACGGGCAGACGGACATCATTATATCGGGCAGGTTATGGAAAAGGGCGCATTGTGCACTCTTTCTGAAAAAGAACTGCCGGATGCAGATTTTCCTTATATCCATGTGGAATCATCCCTGCAGTCGGTTAAAGACATTGCAGAATTTTATCTCAGACAGCTTGACATTCCAGTTGTCGGAATTTCAGGAAGTGTTGGGAAAACGAGCACGAAAGAAATGATCTCCTCGGTTCTTTCGCAGAAATATCATGTTTTAAAAACACAGGGGAATTTCAACAACGAGCTGGGTCTGCCGCTGACTGTTTTCAGAATCCGCGAGGAAGACCAGATTGCAGTTCTTGAGATGGGAATCAGTGATTTCGGGGAGATGAGCAGACTGGCGAAGATTGCAAGGCCGGATACCTGCGTACTCACGAATATTGGCTGGTGCCATCTGGAGAACCTGAAGACGAGAGACGGTATCATGAAGGCAAAGACGGAAATGTTTGAATTTATGCAGCCTGACGGTCACGTTGTCCTGAACGGTGATGATGATAAACTGGCACAGATTCAGGATGTGCGGGGGCATGCCCCGGTTTTCTTCGGGGTAGAAAAACAGGACGGTGTATATGCCGATGAGATTGAAAACTGCGGACTGAAAGGGATCAGCTGCAGGATTCATGTGGATGAAAAGCTCTCATTTCCGGTGAAGGTTCCCACGCCGGGTATCCATATGGTATATAATGCACTGGCAGCTGCCTGCGTCGGCAGGATCTATGGACTGACAGCAGAAGAGATCAAAACAGGGATTGAGAGTATGGAGACTTTAAGCGGTCGTTTCCACATCATAGAGTCCGATGACTATACCATTATCGATGACTGTTACAATGCGAACCCGGTATCGATGATGGCGTCTCTCGAGGTGCTGCAGCAGGGACTGGGGAGAAAAGTAGCCGTCCTCGGGGATATGGGAGAACTCGGTGACGATGAGGCAGCACTTCATGAACAGGTCGGGACCTTTGCAGGACAGTGCGATATCCAGCTGCTGATCTGCGCCGGCCCACTCTGTGAACATCTGGCGAAAGCCGCCAGGGAGCAGAACAAAGAGCTTAAAGTATTGCACTTTGCAGACCGAAAGATGCTTCAGGATGCATTGCCGGGACTTATAAAAAAGGGGGATACCCTGTTGATCAAGGCATCCCATTTCATGCAGTTCGATAAGATTGTAAAACAGTTCTCATCATCAGACGGCTGA
- a CDS encoding D-alanine--D-alanine ligase — translation MMKVVVLAGGISTERDVSIVSGTMVCKALRERGHRAVLLDVYIGKELDESVDAFPDDYDLDADIAYIKSYNSRIEKLKREERDFFGPNVLKLCREADIVFLALHGENGENGKLQAAFDLFHIRYTGSGCLSSALSMDKGLAKTILQDGGVPVPGGIVLKKGECSTLLSDYDMEFPVVVKPCCGGSSVGVFIVHDQESYENAVASAFVYEDEIVVEDYICGREFSVGVIEGRAYPVIEIAPVEGFYDYKNKYSAGAAVETCPADLTEEQTRRMQAYAKEGSRLLMNEGYSRLDFLMDEAGDIFCLEANTLPGMTPTSLLPQEAKAVGIDFPELCELLIQCSLKKYEKSVE, via the coding sequence ATGATGAAAGTAGTTGTGTTGGCAGGGGGAATCAGCACGGAACGGGATGTATCCATAGTTTCGGGAACCATGGTCTGCAAAGCGTTGCGGGAAAGGGGCCACCGTGCAGTTTTACTGGATGTATATATCGGAAAAGAGCTGGATGAATCAGTGGATGCATTTCCGGATGATTACGATCTGGATGCAGATATCGCATACATTAAATCTTATAATAGTCGGATTGAAAAACTGAAAAGAGAAGAAAGAGATTTCTTCGGTCCTAATGTCCTGAAGCTGTGCCGGGAGGCGGATATTGTCTTTCTGGCGCTACACGGGGAAAACGGGGAAAATGGAAAGTTACAGGCGGCGTTTGACCTGTTCCATATCCGATATACCGGAAGCGGGTGTCTGAGCAGCGCACTTTCCATGGATAAGGGTCTGGCGAAAACCATTTTGCAGGATGGAGGAGTCCCGGTACCGGGTGGAATCGTGCTGAAAAAAGGAGAGTGCAGTACATTGCTCTCCGATTACGATATGGAATTTCCGGTTGTGGTGAAACCATGCTGCGGCGGTTCCAGTGTTGGCGTCTTTATCGTACATGACCAGGAATCCTACGAGAATGCGGTTGCCAGTGCGTTTGTATATGAAGATGAAATTGTGGTTGAAGATTATATCTGCGGAAGGGAATTTTCCGTAGGAGTGATAGAAGGCAGGGCGTATCCGGTCATTGAGATCGCGCCGGTCGAAGGATTTTATGATTATAAAAACAAGTACTCCGCAGGAGCAGCGGTGGAGACATGTCCTGCCGACCTGACAGAAGAACAGACAAGGCGGATGCAGGCGTACGCCAAAGAGGGAAGCCGCCTGCTGATGAACGAGGGTTACTCGAGACTGGATTTCCTGATGGATGAGGCGGGGGATATCTTCTGCCTTGAGGCTAATACCCTGCCGGGAATGACTCCGACCAGTCTGTTGCCACAGGAAGCGAAAGCAGTTGGAATTGACTTCCCTGAACTGTGTGAGCTTCTGATACAGTGTTCGCTGAAAAAATATGAAAAGAGTGTTGAATAA